The following proteins come from a genomic window of Varunaivibrio sulfuroxidans:
- a CDS encoding flagellar hook-length control protein FliK translates to METTPIKSKDLPPGVSPVSKTGDPAAKLLDKIGGFGAYLHKTGVRPGVGNVLFSLKGLLDVGKLAPGKTDRLDAPHVNTPVRADDTQQQASAPKNDATYDHASHTHHPDDTPHDDRRRRENSSHRDDTPTSKATSRNDAQDHTPTATAKSHDDAPDVKRAAGKDKNRDDNAPAAAIAAATPDTAKPPAASVVEVAALTTQAARRNVRDTPTPRNDDGLAAPLKKDLGGKAQNIPHPAANTAQEEAAKAAAAAGKVTPAGRGKQTHELGSSHGAQQTQGAPAAKLDSEASARQLQAQALARTLGDDARMKVHVNVKDDATTLKSQTSASLAPQAALASARGQSQSAKPSNGHGATQTKALHLAQAPVVQPQGAAQIGAVQAAFDTALKAANGGGAATTALNASGAAATMGAMSGGESAQAASLGSPMGLQTPTQQSAAIHKSAPPPPTPSHKPVAEQVSVQITKALADGLDKIRIQLRPASMGRVDVQIELSRDGHVSAVISADNKHTLDMLKQDSRELQKALQDAGLQAGTGDLTFNLNENGAQGGGGPEHQPPRLRAMKEPSLEDLLSAGPDHTDVVTKDRVDIRA, encoded by the coding sequence ATGGAAACCACTCCGATAAAGTCCAAGGACCTGCCCCCAGGCGTATCTCCTGTATCTAAAACGGGGGATCCTGCGGCTAAACTGCTCGATAAAATCGGCGGTTTCGGCGCCTATTTGCATAAAACCGGCGTGCGGCCCGGCGTCGGCAACGTCCTGTTTTCTTTAAAGGGATTGTTGGATGTCGGCAAATTAGCCCCAGGCAAGACCGACCGCCTGGATGCCCCTCATGTCAATACACCCGTGCGCGCCGACGATACGCAACAACAAGCCTCCGCCCCCAAGAACGACGCGACGTATGACCACGCGTCCCACACACACCACCCCGACGACACGCCCCACGACGACCGTCGGCGTCGGGAAAATAGCTCGCATAGGGATGATACGCCCACATCGAAGGCGACGTCGCGAAACGATGCGCAAGACCATACCCCCACGGCCACGGCCAAAAGTCACGATGACGCCCCGGACGTGAAACGCGCCGCCGGCAAGGATAAAAACAGGGACGATAACGCCCCCGCCGCGGCGATCGCCGCCGCCACGCCGGACACGGCCAAACCGCCCGCCGCTTCGGTTGTCGAGGTCGCCGCCCTGACCACCCAAGCGGCTCGCCGGAACGTGCGCGATACGCCCACGCCCCGGAACGACGACGGTTTGGCGGCGCCCCTAAAAAAGGACCTTGGCGGCAAGGCGCAAAACATTCCCCACCCCGCCGCAAACACGGCTCAGGAAGAAGCCGCGAAAGCGGCCGCGGCGGCAGGGAAAGTCACACCGGCAGGAAGAGGCAAACAAACCCACGAATTGGGTTCATCCCACGGCGCCCAACAAACCCAAGGCGCCCCGGCGGCGAAATTGGATTCCGAGGCTTCCGCACGCCAGCTGCAGGCCCAGGCGCTCGCGCGGACGCTCGGCGATGACGCCCGGATGAAAGTTCATGTCAACGTCAAGGATGACGCCACAACCCTAAAATCGCAGACGTCGGCCAGTTTGGCCCCGCAAGCGGCCTTAGCGAGCGCCCGGGGACAATCGCAGAGCGCCAAGCCGTCGAACGGCCACGGCGCGACTCAGACAAAGGCCTTGCACTTGGCGCAAGCCCCCGTTGTTCAACCTCAAGGCGCCGCCCAAATTGGCGCGGTCCAGGCCGCCTTCGACACCGCCCTGAAAGCCGCAAACGGCGGTGGCGCGGCGACGACGGCCCTTAACGCGTCCGGCGCGGCGGCAACGATGGGGGCTATGAGTGGTGGGGAAAGCGCGCAGGCGGCCTCCCTGGGAAGCCCGATGGGACTCCAGACGCCGACTCAGCAAAGCGCCGCCATTCATAAATCCGCACCACCACCGCCCACCCCCTCGCACAAACCGGTGGCCGAACAAGTTTCGGTCCAGATCACCAAGGCCTTGGCCGACGGTCTGGATAAAATTCGCATCCAGTTGCGCCCGGCGTCCATGGGCCGGGTTGACGTTCAGATCGAGCTCAGCCGCGATGGCCACGTTTCGGCCGTCATCTCGGCCGACAACAAACACACCCTGGACATGCTGAAACAAGATTCCCGGGAACTTCAAAAAGCCCTTCAAGACGCCGGCCTGCAGGCGGGAACGGGTGATTTAACATTTAACCTCAACGAGAACGGCGCACAAGGCGGCGGCGGCCCGGAACATCAGCCGCCTCGGTTGCGCGCTATGAAAGAGCCGTCACTCGAAGACTTGTTGAGCGCCGGTCCCGATCATACGGATGTCGTCACCAAAGATCGTGTCGATATCCGGGCCTAA
- a CDS encoding tetratricopeptide repeat protein, producing the protein MTVATDTGEDAYLDHVEKAFLAFTSSDNDEAIRSCEQALKINPEGAEALFVLGLVSFLLDDLGRAIKFFERGHAREPDWREFADILSAMYSRVGDLSNSLYYSKLATTLVSNPTLKRYVPQGFDDFEENMKNVALSWYYVEAAVHFYERDYKKTIAYCERELGLNADNVDCLILLGRALINVNDIPRAAEVLAKAAHLAPDNPECWTYLSDALLAEGRIGEAMANIDKAMRIAPDGIDALCRKAISLMYGDQDAWRDYPGIIAKIGALVAATHKDKAAAKGARSAGDKPVSRPRGDDALHIGMIIGHAAITDKSELLIGLLSRLDPKRFKVFAYQQYTQTHPATLRLEKEVHHWRGTFNIDDDTLFRIMQNDALDLIVDTCAVQADHRLAVLARGPAPVRVSWLGTPLAAPKGCCDVILSCDDMLDIDRRDGGGVACESLGSSLFAYSGGPTLVTPGSDKTPVARKGFITFGGVLDLARMQSAIPLWADVLRRVKRSRLLLGGGLEQRQLWPLVADAFSQTGLLERISIQDDEEGVSPRGHFLSDIDILLDTPDVNGLGEICDALWMGVPVVALKGDRRASLMGKTILKASGNARWCADDAAQYVDIACALADDRAQLRQLRRGLREQLKKSPLLDVQGFADTLAELFERLARR; encoded by the coding sequence ATGACGGTTGCGACCGATACGGGTGAAGACGCCTATCTGGATCATGTCGAAAAGGCTTTTCTGGCGTTTACATCCTCGGACAATGATGAAGCCATTCGCTCGTGCGAGCAGGCGTTGAAGATCAATCCCGAAGGCGCCGAGGCCCTGTTTGTTCTTGGGTTGGTTTCTTTTTTGCTCGACGATCTGGGGCGGGCGATTAAATTTTTCGAACGAGGTCACGCGCGCGAACCGGATTGGCGCGAGTTCGCGGATATCCTAAGTGCGATGTATTCGCGCGTCGGCGATTTGTCGAACAGTCTTTATTACTCCAAGTTGGCGACCACGCTGGTTTCCAACCCGACCCTCAAGCGCTACGTCCCTCAAGGCTTCGACGATTTCGAAGAAAACATGAAGAATGTGGCGCTGTCGTGGTACTACGTGGAAGCGGCGGTGCATTTTTATGAACGCGACTATAAGAAAACCATCGCCTACTGCGAACGGGAATTGGGCCTGAACGCGGATAATGTCGATTGTCTGATCTTGCTGGGGCGGGCGTTGATCAACGTCAATGACATCCCCCGCGCCGCCGAGGTGCTTGCAAAAGCCGCCCACCTGGCCCCGGACAACCCCGAATGCTGGACCTATCTTAGCGACGCCCTGTTGGCGGAGGGGCGTATCGGCGAGGCCATGGCGAATATCGACAAGGCCATGCGGATCGCCCCGGATGGGATAGACGCGCTGTGCCGTAAGGCGATTTCCCTGATGTATGGCGATCAAGACGCTTGGCGGGACTATCCCGGGATCATCGCCAAGATAGGTGCGTTGGTGGCCGCGACGCACAAAGACAAAGCCGCGGCGAAAGGCGCGCGAAGCGCGGGCGATAAACCGGTATCGCGTCCCCGAGGGGACGACGCCCTGCATATCGGCATGATCATCGGACACGCGGCGATTACCGATAAGAGCGAACTGCTGATCGGCTTGCTTTCTCGGCTCGATCCGAAACGGTTCAAGGTTTTCGCCTATCAGCAGTATACGCAAACCCATCCGGCGACACTGCGTCTGGAAAAAGAGGTCCATCATTGGCGTGGTACGTTCAACATCGATGACGATACGCTGTTCAGGATCATGCAAAACGACGCCCTGGACCTGATCGTCGATACTTGCGCCGTACAAGCCGATCATCGCCTCGCCGTGTTGGCGCGCGGGCCCGCTCCGGTCAGGGTGAGTTGGTTGGGGACGCCCCTGGCGGCGCCGAAAGGATGCTGCGATGTCATTCTAAGCTGTGACGATATGCTGGATATCGATCGCCGTGACGGTGGCGGGGTCGCCTGCGAAAGTCTGGGGTCTTCCTTGTTCGCCTATTCCGGCGGACCAACCTTGGTGACCCCGGGCAGCGATAAAACCCCGGTGGCGCGCAAGGGGTTTATTACCTTTGGCGGGGTCTTGGATTTGGCCCGCATGCAAAGCGCCATCCCCTTGTGGGCGGATGTCTTGCGCCGGGTCAAGCGTTCGCGCTTATTGCTGGGCGGCGGTCTTGAACAACGCCAGTTGTGGCCGCTGGTGGCCGACGCCTTCTCGCAAACGGGGTTGCTGGAACGGATATCGATACAGGATGACGAAGAGGGCGTCTCCCCGCGGGGTCACTTTTTGAGCGACATCGATATCCTGCTCGATACGCCCGACGTTAATGGTCTTGGCGAAATCTGCGACGCCCTGTGGATGGGCGTACCCGTGGTCGCCCTGAAAGGCGATCGAAGGGCTTCGCTGATGGGAAAAACCATTTTGAAGGCGAGCGGAAACGCGCGCTGGTGTGCCGACGATGCGGCGCAATACGTTGATATCGCTTGCGCCCTCGCGGACGACAGGGCGCAATTGCGCCAGTTGCGCCGAGGACTAAGGGAGCAGTTGAAGAAAAGCCCGCTGCTCGACGTCCAGGGTTTCGCCGACACCCTGGCGGAGCTGTTCGAACGCCTGGCGCGCCGATAG
- a CDS encoding EipB family protein, with amino-acid sequence MRRIENILAAIILGTVFLPATARAVDLAGYRATYALSLGKGDDSGSVVEIRGETTSSFEKTCGGWLFDQSWLMNVMRNDGRDSPQHTFLSTWESLDGKSYRFSGRNIIGNLSEDIQGHAAHGADGAQAVFVQPETRTIALDPDVLFPTMHSIRLLAHAEAGEHIFSSTVFDGSQVDEGRRIEAFISKPFSAGKGAGSTLGALLDRPGWNVRMGFYPPGSLAAEPEYSIEVQILDNGIPSRMVLEYPTFSINVKLIKIKPITSPRC; translated from the coding sequence GTGAGGCGCATTGAAAACATCTTAGCGGCGATCATTTTGGGAACGGTATTCCTTCCGGCTACGGCCCGTGCCGTTGATCTGGCGGGATATCGCGCCACGTACGCCCTATCCCTGGGCAAGGGAGACGACAGTGGTTCCGTCGTTGAAATTCGCGGCGAGACGACGAGCTCCTTCGAAAAAACGTGCGGCGGCTGGCTGTTCGACCAGAGCTGGTTGATGAATGTGATGCGCAACGATGGGCGCGATTCACCGCAGCACACCTTTTTATCGACCTGGGAGTCTTTGGACGGAAAATCCTACCGGTTTTCCGGGCGTAATATTATCGGCAACCTCAGCGAGGATATCCAAGGCCACGCCGCCCACGGCGCGGACGGCGCGCAGGCGGTTTTCGTTCAACCCGAGACACGGACGATCGCCCTCGATCCCGACGTCTTGTTTCCCACCATGCACAGCATCCGTCTGCTCGCCCATGCCGAGGCCGGGGAGCACATTTTTTCGAGCACCGTGTTTGACGGTTCCCAGGTTGATGAAGGCCGTCGTATCGAGGCCTTTATTTCCAAGCCCTTTTCCGCCGGAAAAGGGGCGGGGAGCACGCTCGGCGCGTTGCTCGACCGTCCCGGATGGAACGTGCGGATGGGGTTTTACCCGCCGGGCAGCCTGGCCGCCGAACCGGAATACAGCATCGAGGTTCAAATTCTCGACAACGGTATTCCTAGCCGTATGGTCCTGGAGTATCCTACCTTCAGCATCAACGTTAAGTTGATTAAAATAAAGCCGATAACATCACCCCGATGCTAG